A region from the Rosa rugosa chromosome 6, drRosRugo1.1, whole genome shotgun sequence genome encodes:
- the LOC133717435 gene encoding LOW QUALITY PROTEIN: annexin-like protein RJ4 (The sequence of the model RefSeq protein was modified relative to this genomic sequence to represent the inferred CDS: deleted 1 base in 1 codon): MATLVSPPNFSANEDAEALRISVKGWGTNEKAIISILGHRNAGQRKEIGAAYEQLYQEDLIKRLESELSGDFERAVYRWILDPADRDAVLANVAIKKSNTDYNVIIEMSCVHSPEELLAVRRAYQLRYKHSLEEDLAAHTTGDMRKLLVALVTAYRYDGNEINAKLANSEADILHDAIKDKAFNHEEIIRILSTRSKTQLMATFNKYRDDQGISISKALLDEEANDFQKALHTAIRCLNDPKKYFEKVLRNAIKRLGTDEDALTRVIVTRAERDLRDIKEAYYKKNSVPLEQAVAKDTSGDYKAFLLTLLGKED; this comes from the exons ATGGCTACTCTTgtttctcctccaaatttctCAGCCAATGAAGATGCAGAAGCTCTTCGAATATCTGTTAAAG GTTGGGGGACTAATGAGAAGGCTATCATCTCCATCCTGGGTCATAGAAATGCAGGTCAAAGAAAAGAGATCGGGGCAGCTTATGAACAACTTTATCAAGAAGATCTAATCAAGCGCCTTGAGTCTGAGCTCTCTGGAGATTTTGAG AGAGCGGTGTACCGGTGGATATTGGATCCAGCAGATCGTGATGCAGTTTTGGCTAATGTGGCCATCAAGAAATCCAACACTGACTACAATGTCATCATAGAAATGTCCTGCGTTCACTCTCCTGAAGAGCTCCTAGCTGTAAGAAGAGCTTACCAGCTTCGCTACAAGCACTCGTTGGAAGAAGATCTAGCTGCACATACCACCGGTGATATGCGCAAG CTTTTGGTTGCTTTGGTGACTGCTTACCGTTATGACGGTAACGAGATCAATGCAAAGTTGGCAAATTCAGAAGCTGATATTCTCCATGATGCTATCAAAGACAAGGCTTTCAATCATGAAGAAATTATCAGGATCCTGAGTACAAGGAGCAAGACACAGCTCATGGCTACATTCAAC AAATACAGAGATGATCAGGGCATTTCTATCAGCAAG GCTTTGTTGGATGAGGAAGCTAATGATTTCCAGAAGGCATTGCACACAGCCATTCGATGCCTCAATGACCCCAAGAAGTACTTTGAGAAG GTACTTCGCAATGCAATCAAAAGGCTTGGGACCGATGAGGATGCTCTCACTCGTGTAATTGTTACAAGGGCAGAGAGGGACTTGAGGGACATCAAGGAGGCTTACTACAAGAAGAACAGTGTTCCTCTTGAACAGGCTGTGGCCAAAGACACTTCAGGGGACTATAAGGCCTTCCTCCTTACTCTGTTGGGAAAGGAAGATTGA
- the LOC133716125 gene encoding uncharacterized protein LOC133716125, with protein sequence MNESSSSTMHFPMSISQIELLNGSNFRKWKSDIELNLGILDYNHVLKEDPPEELTPTASREAKEKFEKWHKHNKMALIMIKKSIPDNVRGGIPDSEYAKEFFNSIAEKFKISDKAEINNLMKSLMRMEFIGKCSVREFIMRGSNVAGKLRGLLCH encoded by the exons atgaacgAATCAAGTTCTTCAA CCATGCATTTCCCTATGAGTATCAGCCAAATTGAGCTTCTGAATGGCTCTAACTTCAGAAAATGGAAATCGGACATTGAGCTCAACTTGGGAATACTTGACTATAATCATGTGCTCAAGGAGGATCCACCTGAGGAATTGACACCAACTGCAAGCAGGGAGGCCAAAGAGAAGTTTGAAAAATGGCACAAACACAACAAAATGGCTTTGATCATGATCAAGAAAAGCATACCTGATAATGTGAGAGGAGGCATTCCAGATTCTGAGTATGCCAAGGAGTTCTTCAACTCCATTGCTGAGAAGTTTAAAATCTCAGATAAGGCTGAGATAAATAATCTCATGAAATCACTCATGAGAATGGAGTTCATTGGGAAATGCAGTGTTAGAGAATTCATCATGAGAGGTTCTAATGTTGCTGGAAAACTAAGGGGACTGTTGTgccattga